From the Desulfonatronovibrio magnus genome, one window contains:
- a CDS encoding DUF1566 domain-containing protein gives MKKLYAVATMAFVLCLTGLVLSGTAFADRCVDNGDGTVTDNGTGLMWQKATAGPMNWDAAMSYASGLSLAGHSDWWLPGRDRLEELYYSPCKGMIELSFPAYWSSTTNANNTNNAWHVNFNNGNVNNNNKSNSYYVRAVRNAHSKPRSRVIRKF, from the coding sequence ATGAAAAAGCTTTACGCGGTTGCAACCATGGCTTTCGTACTCTGCCTGACCGGGCTGGTCCTTTCAGGCACGGCCTTTGCCGACAGGTGCGTGGACAATGGAGACGGAACAGTAACGGATAACGGAACCGGACTGATGTGGCAGAAAGCAACGGCTGGACCAATGAACTGGGATGCGGCCATGAGCTATGCATCCGGCCTTTCATTGGCTGGGCATTCCGACTGGTGGTTGCCGGGCAGAGATCGACTAGAAGAGCTGTACTATTCTCCCTGTAAAGGTATGATTGAATTGTCCTTCCCGGCCTACTGGTCGTCTACTACCAACGCCAACAATACGAACAACGCGTGGCACGTCAACTTCAACAACGGAAACGTGAACAACAACAATAAGTCGAATAGCTACTACGTTCGTGCCGTGCGTAATGCACATTCAAAGCCGAGATCCAGGGTTATAAGAAAATTTTAA